One genomic segment of Cololabis saira isolate AMF1-May2022 chromosome 22, fColSai1.1, whole genome shotgun sequence includes these proteins:
- the zmp:0000000991 gene encoding mucin-2, whose amino-acid sequence MSVSDAGGPARAGGGETEETPLCARAPPTRTAAAARENQDERIGGGFRHKNHRGDKTPAEQHRSAVRQEETHKALPVKQAEASRWDHSDVHIRTSVRSSFTPHRFFRVSNPELRLKNSSGLWSHQQISLNEPQLVETKDRVFEVNGRAASSSGTSIETAGVCPSPVTTPFPAKREKECFTAVCHKPEITRHLSKVQILSNRNFGSTNDLHIPPRGSQTRTCFGSLTGTEKEKAIKDHTKDHTKLYNRVQLGKQPDDSLTMLSSTMVTVLAPHWSGRLRRTKRVEETGNSEARGNFQDAAITLSNHEKGFQETLNQHRVENVLTDGLHFPRRVPFLGTRRNTVGWSAKSDPLSLDFKSKREMTQAVSLDSGAMRPPPTSPSSRSPDFRASHEQKRNPQTGQQGGPSSINSKPTSGSLLLSLRVNSSGRNLNTPSTFPNTNPSHQSSLPNTKDRNLLTTHHSQIFLNNNEQQRPKPLLSPSSISYRSTETGPVISPSSYSYRERKVPDTFFFSTSPINKDAEDNLFSKQLQKINRDQPSLAASKQTFQSEGPSGKQHSLDISTKPFTENSTSRHSPYDHSTVLKTHSLPRRTTLTSTSWWKQVSQEGSPSPALNNKANINGKPKMAVVAPFNRMSDKVSPSLKENKRPGSQNHLDIDNNNRAESTCNLNFALTTQSTESKSLDKQHYRSNLNNREPQKPQSMPDVLSSSKISRAPTQITLCFHTKDPSKHNVNNASFAANTNEIQPTSKNPKSSNLPPNINSKHRNYCPPKTNNTPTFPHNMDTFTKPSLSLDFPTTLNSQATSQTISGLPAAPSSSSFVSQPVYPKTNAHASSSQTAKLANQNKTTPIGFERSYTGIPKPFYPKAMSSLNPTVHSVSKNNFSPVCTSSTKSYTTLSPSLLSPSITPTITSPITTTSSFLLTPPETPVIISPNSETSSPMREGTFAGNPEREPKKLHPEVEGKKRLRQVKWEDSVEVHCVDPVTVRKADTPPVQMKPLSPSRFPPSIFSLRSSSPERGTSPVCFPNSKDFSRQVGKEGKYRSFSSDSADLAIKEREKSKHRTGDTNIFDQGRQDSSIPKQGRTLSVESGTVQCHSSAPLSLPPDFSSSYKLRYSSPPYSTLKSTRPTKEELITKPQRSPLFPQTSQSNDIPKPSLNKDPLPPMTTSSPPLHPWLSPSRSSTFQKKTPMQGSPRTDQVNHNHNEYSTQTHANTQVQLLDNRVHIRSQSLPGDKAHSSSATYVTETLVYSIKPKVDEAAPVQKSNTPKSVQHNANTLVAMETRSNSQSHTQQSKEVGTQSSSQSNQSSNGCSRADGRSCDYESRNRSVTQSMPGKSRFYSVEVNNELSPKKNRFALKRSSSTPNSNLSRSHSDRVSKSYNKVDQVFNKLRQKFSSRRSDDDSSFSWKWKRAPQAPSISGSSDTSSVSDVSVDSTKMLEERVQETGMVLKDNADKTEAANRITQNRYTLTPASTNRDAKGGYEFSIWSEQSPPDSDRDEQQACAEDTSDGKVHLMVHGPANSHFDLYENNGTDYKASNQFFSCTDPNADRSPTAAYPSQGWKSTPSPRSPFSPFSSLSPVSPFPSPDTTDDNVFYSPKLQRRRESPSSCETEGDCFGVSRRIRVSTGPPSASPGQDKGHLASSYADLKYGIEPSRSFSVSSVLSSRPSGPGRISTGSRFMSVGDLSWPALSCGGGSRDLDQWSFKPDWSEELVGQPRDDCEMSDLLNDPSNMRSRSLPRSLTRCLANWSSGIPISETATTTSKPARLCSPHVDSCHFAWDTEGLPTPPPTPPLSPVSRSMSKPPNLPSAFPSSSGTREQVDNQSSRGLLPSRGYVSSLSTFDESSDSSSDTTTDDEYYLDDEDGEKETEL is encoded by the exons TTTGAATGAACCACAACTGGTTGAGACCAAGGACCGTGTCTTTGAG GTTAATGGAAGAGCAGCATCATCATCAGGCACATCTATAGAGACGGCCGGTGTCTGTCCATCACCTGTGACGACTCCATTTCCGgccaagagagaaaaagagtgcTTCACAGCTGTTTGCCATAAACCTGAGATTACAAGACACTTGAGTAAAGTTCAAATTCTTTCAAATAGAAACTTTGGATCAACTAATGACTTGCACATACCTCCACGTGGATCACAAACAAGAACTTGCTTCGGATCTCTAACTGGCACTGAGAAAGAGAAAGCTATAAAGGACCATACAAAGGACCATACAAAACTATATAACCGAGTTCAGCTTGGAAAACAGCCTGATGACTCTTTGACCATGCTTTCTTCAACCATGGTTACAGTTCTTGCGCCTCACTGGAGTGGCCGATTACGGCGGACCAAAAGAGTTGAGGAAACTGGCAATTCAGAAGCTCGGGGGAACTTTCAAGATGCTGCAATTACTTTGTCAAACCATGAAAAAGGTTTTCAGGAGACTCTGAACCAACATCGTGTGGAGAATGTGTTGACAGATGGATTGCATTTCCCAAGGAGGGTCCCATTCCTGGGCACTAGGAGAAATACGGTGGGCTGGTCAGCTAAGAGTGATCCTTTAAGCTTGGACTTTAAATCAAAAAGGGAAATGACTCAAGCTGTGTCTTTGGATTCAGGTGCTATGAGGCCACCCCCCACTAGTCCATCTTCCAGGTCTCCCGACTTTCGTGCCTCACATGAACAAAAGAGGAATCCCCAAACTGGCCAACAAGGAGGTCCATCATCCATAAATTCAAAACCAACATCCGGCAGTCTGCTTCTGTCCTTAAGAGTCAACTCCAGTGGCAGAAACTTGAATACACCCTCCACCTTCCCCAATACAAACCCCTCACATCAGAGCAGCTTACCAAATACCAAAGATAGAAATCTGCTCACAACACACCACTCTCAAATCTTTCTGAATAATAATGAGCAACAGAGACCAAAGCCCCTCCTGTCTCCATCGTCCATTTCTTACAGATCAACTGAGACTGGACCTGTCATTTCTCCATCATCTTACAGCTACAGAGAGAGGAAGGTACCGGACACATTCTTCTTTTCAACTTCACCAATAAACAAGGATGCAGAAGACAATCTCTTTTCCAAACAACTTCAGAAAATAAATAGGGATCAGCCCAGTCTTGCAGCTTCTAAACAGACATTTCAGAGTGAAGGACCATCAGGGAAGCAACATAGTTTAGACATAAGTACAAAACCATTCACAGAGAACTCCACCTCCAGACATTCCCCATATGATCACTCTAcagttttaaaaacacactCTCTTCCCAGACGAACCACCCTGACATCAACCTCCTGGTGGAAACAAGTTTCCCAGGAAGGCAGTCCTTCCCCCGCCCTTAATAATAAAGCCAACATAAATGGAAAGCCAAAAATGGCTGTCGTTGCCCCTTTCAATCGCATGAGTGACAAGGTCTCTCCAAgtctgaaagaaaacaaaagaccaGGCAGTCAAAACCATCTTGACATAGACAACAATAACAGGGCTGAGTCAACTTGCAACTTGAACTTTGCTTTAACAACACAGTCAACTGAATCAAAGAGTCTAGACAAACAGCATTATCGCTCAAATTTAAACAACAGAGAACCACAGAAGCCTCAAAGTATGCCTGATGTTTTGTCTAGTTCTAAAATTAGCAGAGCTCCAACACAAATAACACTGTGTTTCCACACCAAGGATCCCAGTAAGCATAATGTAAACAATGCTTCATTTGCAGCGAATACAAATGAAATTCAACCAACTTCAAAAAACCCCAAGAGCTCTAATCTGCCACCTAACATCAACAGCAAACACAGAAATTATTGTCCACCCAAAACCAACAACACCCCCACATTTCCTCACAACATGGACACGTTTACCAAACCCTCTCTTTCTCTTGATTTCCCCACCACACTCAACAGTCAGGCTACTTCACAAACAATCTCTGGCCTCCCTGCAGCCCCAAGCTCTTCCTCCTTTGTTTCCCAACCAGTTTACCCGAAGACAAATGCTCATGCTTCTTCATCCCAAACTGCAAAATtagccaaccaaaacaaaaccACACCTATTGGCTTTGAAAGAAGTTATACCGGCATTCCCAAACCCTTCTATCCTAAAGCCATGTCAAGCCTGAATCCCACAGTACACTCTGTCTCAAAAAACAACTTCAGCCCCGTATGCACTTCTTCCACTAAATCTTACACTACTCTTAGCCCATCCCTACTTAGTCCTTCTATTACTCCTACCATCACATCTCCCATTACAACGACTTCCTCTTTCTTGCTGACTCCCCCTGAAACACCAGTCATCATCAGCCCAAACTCAGAAACCTCCAGTCCCATGAGAGAAGGTACATTCGCTGGCAACCCAGAAAGAGAACCAAAGAAACTGCACCCTGAGgttgaaggaaagaaaagactcAGACAGGTAAAATGGGAGGACTCAGTGGAAGTCCATTGTGTAGATCCCGTCACTGTGAGGAAGGCAGATACACCTCCAGTCCAAATGAAACCATTGTCACCCTCTAGATTTCCTCCATCCATTTTCTCTCTGCGATCGAGTAGTCCAGAAAGAGGCACATCTCCTGTTTGCTTTCCTAACTCCAAAGATTTCAGCAGACAAGttggaaaagaaggaaaatatcGCTCTTTCTCATCTGATTCTGCCGACTTGGCAATCAAAGAGCGTGAAAAAAGCAAGCATAGGACTGGGGACACCAACATCTTTGACCAAGGAAGACAGGACTCAAGTATACCCAAGCAGGGAAGGACACTATCAGTTGAGTCTGGCACAGTCCAGTGTCATTCTTCTGCTCCTCTTTCTCTTCCCCCTGACTTTTCAAGTAGTTATAAGCTCCGTTATAGCTCTCCACCTTACTCCACGCTCAAGTCCACCAGGCCGACAAAGGAAGAGTTGATAACCAAACCACAAAGATCTCCCCTCTTTCCACAAACCTCTCAGTCAAATGATATCCCAAAACCGTCCTTAAATAAAGACCCATTACCACCCATGACCACATCCAGTCCTCCTTTGCATCCTTGGCTTTCCCCATCCCGCTCTTCAACCTTTCAAAAGAAAACTCCCATGCAAGGAAGTCCACGTACTGATCAAGTCAACCATAATCACAATGAATACAGCACCCAAACTCATGCAAATACCCAGGTACAGCTCCTTGACAACAGGGTTCATATCCGCTCACAATCTCTGCCAGGTGATAAGGCTCACAGCTCTTCCGCCACATATGTTACTGAGACACTAGTTTACAGTATTAAACCCAAAGTAGATGAAGCTGCACCAGTCCAAAAGAGCAACACACCCAAGTCTGTGCAGCATAATGCAAACACACTAGTTGCCATGGAGACCAGATCAAATTCACAGTCGCACACACAGCAGAGTAAAGAAGTAGGCACCCAGTCATCTAGCCAGTCAAATCAAAGCTCTAATGGTTGCAGTAGGGCAGATGGTCGGTCTTGTGATTATGAAAGCAGAAACAGAAGCGTGACACAGAGCATGCCAGGAAAAAGCAGGTTTTATTCAGTGGAGGTTAATAATGAACTGAGCCCCAAGAAAAATCGGTTTGCCCTGAAAAGAAGTTCAAGCACACCAAACTCTAACTTGTCAAGGTCACATTCAGACCGGGTCAGCAAGAGTTATAACAAAGTGGACCAAGTGTTTAACAAACTGAGACAAAAATTCAGCAGTAGAAGGTCTGATGATGATTCGTCATTTTCATGGAAATGGAAGCGAGCTCCCCAAGCACCTTCAATCAGTGGGTCTAGTGACACAAGCAGCGTCAGCGATGTTAGTGTGGACAGTACCAAAATGTTGGAGGAGCGAGTCCAGGAAACGGGGATGGTGCTGAAAGACAATGCAGACAAGACGGAGGCTGCAAATAGAATAACACAAAACAGATACACCCTCACACCAGCCTCAACTAATAGAGACGCAAAGGGTGGATACGAGTTCTCCATTTGGTCAGAACAATCACCCCCTGATAGTGACCGAGATGAGCAACAAGCTTGTGCAGAAGACACATCTGATGGCAAAGTTCATCTGATGGTCCACGGCCCAGCAAATAGCCACTTTGACTTGTATGAAAACAATGGGACAGATTATAAAGCATCAAACCAGTTTTTCTCTTGTACAGATCCTAATGCTGATAGGAGCCCAACTGCTGCTTATCCTTCTCAAGGTTGGAAGTCTACACCCAGCCCCAGAAGCCCATTTTCCcccttttcctctctttcccCTGTCTCCCCATTTCCTTCACCAGATACGACAGATGACAATGTCTTTTACAGTCCAAAGCTGCAACGCCGTAGGGAATCGCCCTCTTCGTGTGAAACAGAAGGAGATTGCTTCGGAGTTTCAAGAAGAATCAGAGTATCCACAGGCCCTCCAAGTGCAAGTCCAGGACAGGACAAGGGACACTTGGCTTCCTCGTATGCAGATTTGAAGTATGGCATTGAGCCCAGTAGATCGTTTTCTGTAAGTTCAGTTCTCTCTAGTCGACCCTCAGGGCCTGGAAGGATTTCCACAGGATCTAGGTTCATGAGTGTGGGGGACCTTTCTTGGCCTGCCTTGTCTTGTGGAGGGGGCAGCAGAGACTTGGATCAGTGGTCTTTCAAACCTGACTGGTCAGAAGAACTTGTTGGCCAGCCTCGTGATGACTGTGAAATGTCAGATCTCCTCAATGATCCTAGTAATATGCGATCCAGATCTCTACCTCGGTCCTTGACCAGGTGCTTGGCGAACTGGAGCTCAGGAATCCCCATTTCTGAAACTGCAACGACCACCTCAAAGCCGGCTCGCCTTTGCAGTCCCCACGTGGACTCTTGTCATTTTGCCTGGGATACAGAGGGTCTCCCAACTCCTCCCCCAACACCGCCCCTGTCACCAGTGTCCAGATCCATGTCCAAACCTCCCAACCTTCCTTCTGCTTTTCCCAGCTCATCAGGAACTCGAGAGCAAGTAGACAATCAGTCTTCCAGAGGACTTTTGCCCTCCAGAGGATATGTTTCCAGCCTCAGCACCTTTGATGAATCATCGGACAGTAGCTCTGACACAACAACAGATGATGAATATTACTTAGATGATGAAGATGGCGAAAAAGAGACTGAGCTGTGA